The nucleotide window CGATATGAAAATTTGTAGAGAGATTGCGACTCCGTTGGATTGCTCACTTTTGCAAGAGGATCTAGACAGATTGTGTCTATATTGTAAACACAattctctatatttaaatataaataaatgtagcgtCATTCCTTTTTCACGGAAACGCGATCCTACTATATATGATTATCGTCTAGACGGTGTTGAGATTAATAAAgtgaccgaggtgagagacctgGGTATACATCTGGACAATAAGTTGACCTTCGGTTTGCATATAAGTAAGACAGTGGCTAAAGCTTGTCGAATGCTTGGTTTTGTGTTTAGAACGTCGAAAGATTTCAAGAAAACTAGTACCCTAACTCTTCTATATAATTCCTTTGTACGACCTATCCTCGAATACGCTTCCACTGTTTGGAATCCGcattacaaaacatacatacaccgaTTGGAAAGagtccaaaataaatttataagatttgtgcgttttaaggaatttatacataataatgaatgcTTAATTACGTTATCACTCGCTGACAGAAGAGCGATCAGAgatcaaatattcttatttaaattaattaataatttagttgattCCCCGTTTCTCTTAGGTTGTATTAGTTTCCGATGCTCTCGAATCACCACACGTAAGTGCTTACTTTTTAATCCGTCACTCACCCGAAGCAAGTAtgcgcaaaatatatttgtatacagagcctgcaccgattacaataaacgatttagcgaaattgatttttttacaacagagaatgttaataaaataagaaaattattgaaagaatacttgtttaataaataattaataaaattgatatttttttgtaaattaataatgtatatgtatattgaatcaattacttgccataaattgatgatttatgatgttactttaattgttgaaatcaaatttaaatatttttaatgacattgtttatatttatgttcattaatattattgtaatttaacttcttgattttttttttttttttaactttgtaattagtcgatttgattgtactcgtagattgcattgtatttttgtctctttctgttgtcttttttacatgcatactctaacatttgtactatttttaagtggaaactttattggtttatgatttagtaataattccttaattctatgtaataacacactgtatgtttcccaaatataaataaaataaaataaaatatagaataatttatttaatgtatgtgtTAAATCttgttttatgaattaattaacattagtggattttatgaaattttaaatatctcgAAATTATTCATAGTTACTAAAACTAGCAACATTTGAGCCAACATTGCATGGACGAATTTGATAGATTGTcagtttaattatttctttttgacATTGTTCGCTATTTCTTAATTTCTctgttatcattttaattatttaaggttTACAAAGTTatgaataaagaaaaagaaTATTCAACATGGCTTTGAAAAAGGTTAAGGGTAACTTTGAAAGAATGTTTGATAAAAATCTCACCGATTTAGTTCGTGGGATCAGAAATAACAAAGATAATGAGgtacatattatttgttttaaaccaattatgattatttaaacagagaagaatacaattaatttaattttaaataattttgaaacttcTAGGCAAAATATATAGCCCAATGTATGGAAGAAATAAAAGTAGAATTGCGACAAGACAATATCGGAGTGAAAGCTAACGCTGTCGCAAAACTAACATATGTAAGTAACTAAATATACTTAACGCCGTGAATTGTTATTGTCATATAAATACATGTGGTATGTACTTAAATAATCCAAATTTTTGCAGActctttattaaatgttatacaaaaaacaaatcaatcaatcaactatttttgttacatactattttattaaatatagtttaaaaatatgtcactaaatttttatatttttaataaacaacttTTCAGCTTCAAATGTTAGGATATGATATATCATgggcaatatttaatataatagaagtGATGAGttcaaacaaatttacttttaaacgtATTGGATACTTAGCTGCTAGTCAATCATTTCATGCAGATTCTGAATTGCTTATGCTTACCACAAATATGATAAGAAAAGATCTGAATGCTCAAAATCAATATGAAGCTGGGCTAGCACTAAGTGGCCTCAGTTGTTTCATATCCCATGATTTAGCAAGAGACTTGGCTAATGACATCATGACACTGGTTAGTATGAAatcaattaaagaaaataacctAATAAGTTTAttgatcaatttataataaatgatatattttagatGAGCTCAACTAAGCCATACCTGCGAATGAAAGCTGTGCTAATGATGTACAAGGTATTTCTAAGATACCCTGAGGCCTTAAGGCCAGCTTTTcctaaattaaaagaaaaattagaaGATCCGGATCCTGGTTAGTATTGTTTCACATAAGTTACAGCCCATGAAACCTACAAGGGGGAAAAGGCTCCCTTAGGGAGAAGGCTTGGAACCATTAATTAAAACTGAAATGTTAAATACACACACAATATAGGGCaaaaatttcaattgtttttaccATTGaccataaagtaaataataaacaatgatttgaatttatattatttcacaaaacatatatatactatagttcatgatttaattgtaactgatattattttatttttattactataggAGTCCAGTCAGCAGCTGTTAATGTTGTTTGTGAATTGGCAAGAAAGAACCCCAAAAACTATCTATCTTTAGCTCCAGTGTTCTTCAAATTAATGACAACATCTACTAATAATTGGATGttgattaaaatcattaaactGGTAAGTTGATTGAATTTTTCTATGAttgaatttataagaaaaattctaccttatataaaataacttgcaGTATTGTTCCAAGTctgtatttttactttttttttaataatatacaattacaacTAAACACATACTAAATTTATGAATCATAATACTAAATGAACTGTAGGTGTAGgtgttcataatattagtataaaataagtttcattacacattttatttattaaggaggCTTAACATGTTTCTGAAAGGTAATGTCAATAAATGTTGCCAGTATATTTCAATGGAAGGAAgattaaacacaaataaataaatattgttaccgTTTGTCTTGAATAATATAGTAGAGCTACTAGCAAATCACagataatatgtatatctaaggtttgtttatctttaatgtGCCAGCCACTTGAAACtggttaaaaattacaataatacaaatctATTGAAGGATATAAATTCAATGAagaattgtatttttctataatatttactaaataaaaacattttgtttatgcTTGTATACTCTGTACGTGTTAATTTTcaactataatttatatgttatttgaatttgaaataatataatcattcaaTCTAAACCTACATTTTAAATGTAGATCCTAAATTCCTACACTATGatttaaagaatacataaaTTACTACAGAGCCTATTTAAATGAAGCAGCTATTTTCTTTAAAGTGCCCGTGTtatcaaatgatttttaaatttatactgaGAAGTAAACGTCCTTGTAAAGTAAACAATTTGAATCTTATTTCACCACACAATGCAAGTATCAAGTGAATCTGCCCATCTAACATGGTTTTAATCATAAGGATGAATAAAGCAAGGCAAttatgcttgcccggattttgtgaataaatattattctatatacatTGTTACATCTTAATACTAAAGTTATCTGAaaaggacatttttttaaattattaattcaaaatctCCACACAAATGTGCGTTCGTGCCTTTGGTTATATTTGGTTTCTAAATCTGTATTAAATGCTCGCTCCcatttcaaattacaaaaactACATGAGTAGGACACATTAAAAAtgtggaatttttattatataaaactgacaaattctatttttattaaaaatattgcaaactgttttaaatttcaTCTAATATCTTATTGTTAATCCTTCACAGTTTGGTTTAATGACTCAGTATGAACCCGACATTGGGAGAAAAATTACTCAAAGCCTCATAGACCTTATTTGCAGGTACCCTTGTAACTAGAAAATGATAAGTTAGCAGCTAGTACCATCCACCACACCCCACTTGAACTGTATCGAGAAACACATTCAGAGAGAGGCTTCCTCATATGTTGCAGCTATTGCAAGTCTTGTTTGCAACATGTTTAATATTAGCAGTTTGATGTGTAAAGCTTTCTCATGACATCAAACTATGAACACATACATTGTTATTACCATTCATTTAAAGTAACATACAAAATGAAAGCAATGCCTTGAACCTTGCAATTATACAGCTCAATTGTTTACTAACTCACACTACGTTACACAAAATTGGCATGCcacacattttatattattttcgctGCTGTTAACAATTACCCAATCAGATGAATATGAAACTAGGAACGAGGCAACAACCTTGTAAGAAGTCAATACACAAGGCAATACAATATACGAGAACATTCTATATCAGGGTTCATGATATCCGCTCTCGCATAAGCTAGTTTTATGTAGCATCATTATATTTGTTCCAGTTTGGTGCCTTAACCCCATTAGAGCCCCGACTTGGCAAGAAACTGATAGAACcattaactaatttaattcaTAGGTGAGTCGGAGTCTCAGATGCTTGTATACAAGATCGTCTATCCATATTTATTTGGACTCTATGGGGTGAAGGGAAGCTAAAAGCaattgtaacattatttataattaataagaagtATTATAAGTCAATAAAGATGCCCGTCATTGGTAGCATTTAGAAAGTGCTTAAAAAGCTTCTTCTGATTTCTTAGGaataagctttatttaatttatatagttgtAGGGAATAGATATAGCAGCTTTGTTTGCTagaaaaaattgttgtttaaatacatttgtagCTTTCAGGCTAAAGAGCAACGTAAGTCCCATGAATCACGACAAGTTATATAGAAAGACATATAGATTcacgcttttttttaattattagagcACTTTTTTCTTACTATTGATCCTTTGTCCACCTTACAGCACTCGTAAAGATgcaatattgttaattaatgaattaaatttttataattatataatatttaaatgtgataAAAGTAGATATATTGTGATTGCTAGATTCAAAATGTTTAATtgatgtacaaaaatataatcgtaTTGTTTTCCACGTGCGCTTCGTCGTCGGTCAGTACGACAGCCATGTCGCTGCTGTACGAGTGCATCAACACGGTGATCGCGGTGCTGATCAGCATCAGCAGTGGCATGCCGGGACACGCTGCCTCCGTGCAGCTCTGTGTGCAGAAACTGAGGATACTCATTGAAGACAGCGATCAAAACTGTAACTaaacttttattacattttaatatttgcatttttatttttttaaggaagaCTAATCTTAGGAGAacatgcactctctattcagtcactctcataatctgataggaCGACATTCTGACATGacctgataataataataataaaatcatttatttcgaccaaacagggatcataaatacaaataatagtaaaaagacaaaaattacaataataaaaatctgaattaaatcaaatcaattcaaattcacacTAATCAAAAGaatcaatcacattaaattatattaaattacattaaattccattaaattaaatcaaaaataaatttaaattaaacaatgtcattaatgtaattattgtcaaTTCACATATTCATTATTAGTCAATACATGAATCATATTGCAATGATTCGTTTACTGACAGTCAAATCTGCATGCGAACATTTTAAGGAAGACCAACCTTCTTAGTAGAAGATGCACTTTCTATTCAGTcactcataatctgatgggacgacATTCTGTCACGACCTAAGAGAGAACAGGTGCACGTTTTGCTGGCGATATTTTTGGCAGTGTTCCAATGTTTCCATGTTGTTCCAACGCAGTACCTTgtggtctgcagccttataggATAGTCTATAAACCAATACGGCAATCatcaataacattataattaaatttgttaaattaaaaaaatatatgacatatattgtttatttccaGTAAAGTACCTGGGATTGCTGGCGATGTCCCGAATACTCAAATCTCATCCGAAATCCGTGCAAGCTCACAAAGACCTCGTCCTGGCGTGTCTGGACGACAAAGACGAGTCTATTAGACTCCGAGCGTTGGGTCTTCTATACGGAATGGTATCTATATAACAATTCTCTATTATTTTTGACTAAACGGGCATTTTCTAGCATTTAATTGACatcattttacacatttatcatgccaatataatataatatataatatacaatgtatTTATACTTGTCACTGTAGATAAACAAACCATTATTTCCTTGTGGTTGTGACGTAATAGATTAGAGCCCATttcaactatttataattttgtattataatgctATAAagtcgattatttttatttatttttaacgtgtCGTTCCTAATGAAGAGGAATGCTGCCACTAAAGATTCTAAATAAATGGATTTTTTACTTGATTAGCAATGATGTTGATCAGCCGTCATAGGTATTACTCATCATGGGACATGTTAGTTATACTACatgagtattttaaatttgttttggaTTCATATGAGTGAAGCGTGCACCTGGTTTTTTAAGGTATCCAAAAAAAATTTGATGGAGATAGTGAAGAAGCTGATGATGCACATGGAGCGCGCCGAGGGCACGCTGTACCGCGACGAGCTGCTCACGCGCATGATCGAGATCTGCTCCCAGAACAACTACCAGCACGTCGTGGACTTCGAGTGGTACATCACCGTGCTGGCCGAGCTCACGGAGATGGAGACCAGCGCCAAGCACGGTACGCCTCGTGCGCTACAATACGAATCTCGCATACTCTAGCTCGTAATAATGGATCATCgaattatttatagacatttttaattaactgaAACACATCAAAGGTAGGGTAGGCATAGTTGCAAGTCACGGGAGACGCGAAGTAACGCTTGTGGTCGGCAGGCTGCATGATCGCGGCGCAGCTGACGGAGGTGGGCGCGCGCGTGGCGCAGACGCGCGCGTTCGCGGCGCGCGAGTGTGCGGCGCtgtgcgcgcgcgccgccgccgccccgccgCGCGCCGCCTCGCGCGAGGTGCTGTACGCCGCCGCCTACGTGCTCAGCGAGTACTGCACGTGAGTCGACACGACTATatggatatatttttgtttaattcaaatagtCAAACGGTCGGATGTGACTACCGGGTGGGTAGTGAGTGGTTATGATCGCCCATAAACATAAACTGGACCTAAgaaacgataaaatatttagtacaatGTCAATACGCCGCCAACCGTGTGCTACATCGCTTGCCCTCGTTCCAGTGACTTCACCGGTTCGCAAATTTCGGAGAGCAGCTGACCGAGGTCACTCTTCCACATACCGAACCGATGTAGCctcacatttaatataatcttgtaagaATTGGATTGTAAAGTGTGGCGTGTGTATCAGCGCGGAGGACGTGATGCGCGAGTCGATCTCGGCGCTGACGCTGGTGGCGGGCGCGGACGCGGGCGGGCCGGCCATGCGCGCGCGCGCCGTGTGCGTGCAGGCCGCGCTCAAGCTGGCCGCCAAGCTGCTGCGCGCCTTCGAGCTGCGCGGGGACCGCCGCGCCGTGCTCGCGGTCAGCACGCTCGCAACTATATAACTCATATGGTTGTGTTGATAAGTCgagaaattaattattgacaGTGTACACTCGTGTACGCAGGTGCTGCACGAAATCCTCGCCGGTGTGCGTCCGTTACTGTGCAGCGAGGACATGGAGGTGCAGGAGCGCGCGCACAACACCACGGCGCTGATGTCGCTGGTGCTGCGCCGGCTGGAGCCCACCGACCCCGCGCTCGGCGACTCGGTGGGCGAGCCTCTCGGCGAAACGCTCGTGGACCACGAACAGAGGTATTTATAGTTACAAATCTTTTAATCCAAATTTATACATTGTGTTCCAATTTTTGTTAAGAAGCACGACTACACTAAGATGAGCCACCACGATAACCAAATCACAACATAATAGAGGAAAACTTATATTTGCGCGTAAATAAGTAATgttttgtgcttaatttctaGCAATGGACtcgaaaaaaatgaaaacggTGAAATTATTGAAGAAGAATCAAGTAAAAGTTTGAGCGGTGGCCTTATTGAAGAAATTGCCAACCTATTTGAAGGAGAACTTAAACCAGTAGCACCGAAGGCACAGAAGAAAGTACCGATACCAGCTGAGTAAGTTCTCTTATGATATTATGACTGTATTTATCTAGAAAATTCTATCCATACCGTCAtctaattaatatgatatatattatttatttactactagCCACCTGTGCCGGCTTCGCACGGTTAGAATAAGGGCCTACATTaaacgttatattattatacagtaatattaatatatatggcGTCATTTTTTTTCGACATCTTCAAACAAAACTTATTATACACCTAAATCCTTCTTTCATCattcattcaaaattatatgaaaatccgttggatagtttttaaatttatcgttCAGTTGGCAAAAtcagatttaattatttagaataacAATATTTCTCAAATCAAATCATTCATAATACTCAAAATAAAGCTTGTGTATAAATACGAAATGGAGAGAATACCATCGGTACCCAACAACTATTCATTGCAGATAGAGaacgttataaaatatcatttaggaaaaattaaaaaaggacaCGACTGTCCTGAATGAcggaatcaatttttttttactcaatttaaaactttaacatGACGATTTTAAAAGtagaacatattttaatttaattttatgacagacatttaaataaaaataaatacaaaataaaaataaaaagaacaaaatacacattacaaatttaaagcaaaaacacgccgtctaaaagattgtcctgtggcgtTGTACCCAAGATGCTGGCACttttgcctctctgcaccgctagactcagcctttgggctaaataagcgccagctcttgggtcaccagaagtgtggaccagtttcttagaaatatcttttactaattaatttaattaatatacatcacATACATACACGTTAATGTCACTCGAAATGTAAGAATTCTTGTAAGAATTTCTAACGATACCCCAAAAATCCAAATCTGTTcaggcattaaaaaaaatatgatggaATAAAGACGCTCATATACTACACATAGGAGTCGCATAATATTACCTACGTTGAGGTTGAGATGAAGTGGCTTCACAAACCAGTAAAAATGAGTCAGAACTGTCGTTTACTTACAGCTTAGATCTAAACCAGTGGTTGTCACGTGACCGCTGGTCGTCCGACAGCTCCAGCTCGGAGGGAGAGGACGAGGGCGCCGCGCTGTTCACGGCGCCGCAAGCCGACGCCAAACCGGTCACGCAGTTCACTCCCGAGGAACTGCAAATGGTAATCACGATAACGGGTGTTGTCCAAGTCAAAAACGAAAtacagtattaaattataaaaaatgttcatttaaaaaGTGACTTAAATtttcgttactttttatatttatgattcaatgcatttgacgagccgggtggcgtggttggtagatactcgactttcacgccgaaggttgtgtattcgattcccacacaggacagacattataatattatttgtttattttaaatctctATAACGAAAGCTAAAATTAATGAAACGAGATGTGAATCGTGTTTAAATGGCTTCATATAAAGTTACACCCATCTCTTCAAAGCGAGTACTGTTTATTTTGATATGCCTGTTAAGGTCTTTTcttgataagtggtcaccttcGTCCATACACATTAGtactagttattttataaactggTATTTTTACATGGTTAGAGAAAGAAATTCGATACCAGGACTGGAcgcataaataaatgttatagtaactttatatataataacttcttTTTAACAAGAATATAggatattacttatattttcagTTGCGTGAGGCGCGCAGACAGGAGCAAGCGAACAATCCTCACTATCTGAA belongs to Nymphalis io chromosome 2, ilAglIoxx1.1, whole genome shotgun sequence and includes:
- the LOC126775387 gene encoding AP-3 complex subunit delta; the protein is MALKKVKGNFERMFDKNLTDLVRGIRNNKDNEAKYIAQCMEEIKVELRQDNIGVKANAVAKLTYLQMLGYDISWAIFNIIEVMSSNKFTFKRIGYLAASQSFHADSELLMLTTNMIRKDLNAQNQYEAGLALSGLSCFISHDLARDLANDIMTLMSSTKPYLRMKAVLMMYKVFLRYPEALRPAFPKLKEKLEDPDPGVQSAAVNVVCELARKNPKNYLSLAPVFFKLMTTSTNNWMLIKIIKLFGALTPLEPRLGKKLIEPLTNLIHSTTAMSLLYECINTVIAVLISISSGMPGHAASVQLCVQKLRILIEDSDQNLKYLGLLAMSRILKSHPKSVQAHKDLVLACLDDKDESIRLRALGLLYGMVSKKNLMEIVKKLMMHMERAEGTLYRDELLTRMIEICSQNNYQHVVDFEWYITVLAELTEMETSAKHGCMIAAQLTEVGARVAQTRAFAARECAALCARAAAAPPRAASREVLYAAAYVLSEYCTAEDVMRESISALTLVAGADAGGPAMRARAVCVQAALKLAAKLLRAFELRGDRRAVLAVLHEILAGVRPLLCSEDMEVQERAHNTTALMSLVLRRLEPTDPALGDSVGEPLGETLVDHEQSNGLEKNENGEIIEEESSKSLSGGLIEEIANLFEGELKPVAPKAQKKVPIPADLDLNQWLSRDRWSSDSSSSEGEDEGAALFTAPQADAKPVTQFTPEELQMLREARRQEQANNPHYLKDDSPRSYQQDDIPIAEIALEVPLQVQSKRSDKYLIIRENSKKAKKEKRPSKKRKNKIERHSSESDSDEGVDRVGRPAVAEGGELPDGAAPSDDEQSPHDDPHRALDLDLDLPLREEELLSSRIQQYPLPESGLLIKKKESKKNKSSEKRPSEKTSHKKKIKNSKHKEIDLMLPEIANNDLGDNLLIETGDDYSPKNNLTTDDASDKKQPEKLKTEKHKKSKKDIKDKDSKKKKTSKKDKHETKIGYEEALGISTPSKEVI